One Sphingomonas endolithica DNA segment encodes these proteins:
- the rpsM gene encoding 30S ribosomal protein S13, with protein MARIAGVNIPTNKRVVIALTYIHGIGNTKAKAIVEKLGIASERRVQDLTDQEVLQIRETIDADHTVEGDLRREVSVNIKRLMDLACYRGLRHRKGLPVRGQRTHTNARTRKGKAKPIAGKKK; from the coding sequence GTGGCTCGTATTGCTGGGGTTAATATCCCTACTAACAAGCGCGTTGTGATTGCGCTGACCTATATTCACGGCATTGGGAATACCAAGGCCAAGGCGATCGTGGAGAAGCTGGGCATTGCCAGCGAGCGCCGCGTGCAGGACTTGACCGACCAGGAAGTGCTGCAGATCCGCGAGACGATCGACGCCGACCACACGGTCGAGGGCGATCTGCGCCGCGAAGTATCGGTGAACATCAAGCGTTTGATGGATCTCGCCTGCTATCGTGGCCTGCGCCACCGCAAGGGCCTGCCGGTCCGCGGGCAGCGCACGCACACCAACGCCCGCACCCGCAAGGGCAAGGCCAAGCCGATCGCCGGCAAGAAGAAATAA
- the rpsK gene encoding 30S ribosomal protein S11 has protein sequence MAREPARIKRRERKNITSGVAHVNASFNNTMITITDAQGNAISWSSAGAMGFKGSRKSTPYAAQVAAEDAGKKAAEHGVRTLEVEVKGPGSGRESALRALQAVGFQITSIRDVTSIPHNGVRPSKRRRV, from the coding sequence ATGGCACGTGAACCAGCACGCATCAAGCGGCGCGAGCGCAAGAACATCACCTCGGGCGTCGCCCATGTGAACGCAAGCTTCAACAATACCATGATCACGATCACCGATGCGCAAGGCAACGCGATCAGCTGGTCGTCGGCCGGCGCGATGGGCTTCAAGGGAAGCCGCAAGTCGACCCCGTATGCGGCGCAGGTCGCGGCGGAAGACGCCGGCAAGAAGGCCGCCGAGCACGGCGTCCGCACGCTGGAAGTCGAAGTGAAGGGCCCGGGTTCGGGCCGCGAATCGGCGCTGCGCGCGCTGCAGGCGGTCGGTTTCCAGATCACCTCGATCCGCGACGTGACCTCGATCCCCCATAACGGCGTACGCCCGTCCAAGCGTCGTCGCGTCTGA
- a CDS encoding DNA-directed RNA polymerase subunit alpha — MSVNAKNWQELKKPSGLEKKSGDGKRKASFVAEPLERGFGLTLGNALRRVLLSSLQGAAVTSIKIENVLHEFSSLAGVREDVTDIVLNVKQIALRMQGEGPKRLQLSATGPATVTAGDIAVSGDIEVLNPTLVICHLDEGATLNMELTADVGKGYVAAIANRPADAPIGLIPVDALYSPVKQVSYKVENTRVGQELDYDKLTLNVETDGTVTPEDAIGYAGRILQDQLALFVQFDDSSLPRSAPIGHAAPATAGGEVSGDTQQINRYLLKKVDELELSVRSANCLKNDNIIYIGDLVQKTEAEMLRTPNFGRKSLNEIKEVLSSMGLRLGMEIPGWPPENIEEMAKKLEQEIMG, encoded by the coding sequence ATGTCCGTCAATGCGAAAAATTGGCAGGAACTCAAGAAGCCCAGCGGTCTCGAAAAGAAGTCCGGCGACGGCAAGCGCAAGGCGTCGTTCGTCGCCGAGCCGCTGGAGCGTGGTTTCGGCCTGACGCTCGGCAATGCGCTGCGCCGCGTGTTGCTGTCGTCGCTGCAGGGTGCCGCCGTCACCTCGATCAAGATCGAGAACGTGCTGCACGAATTCTCGAGCTTGGCCGGCGTCCGTGAGGACGTGACCGACATCGTGCTGAACGTGAAGCAGATCGCGCTGCGCATGCAGGGCGAAGGCCCCAAGCGGCTGCAGCTGTCGGCGACCGGCCCTGCGACCGTCACCGCCGGCGATATCGCCGTATCGGGCGACATCGAGGTGCTGAACCCGACGCTCGTCATCTGCCACCTGGACGAGGGCGCGACGCTGAACATGGAACTGACCGCGGATGTCGGTAAGGGCTATGTCGCGGCGATCGCCAACCGCCCGGCCGATGCCCCGATCGGCCTGATCCCGGTCGATGCTTTGTACTCGCCGGTCAAGCAGGTGAGCTACAAGGTCGAGAATACGCGCGTCGGGCAGGAGCTGGATTACGACAAGCTGACGCTAAACGTCGAGACCGACGGTACGGTGACGCCTGAGGACGCGATCGGCTATGCCGGGCGCATCCTGCAGGACCAGCTGGCGCTGTTCGTGCAGTTCGACGATTCGAGCCTGCCGCGTTCGGCCCCGATCGGCCATGCGGCACCGGCCACGGCTGGTGGCGAGGTCTCGGGCGATACGCAGCAGATCAACCGTTACCTGCTCAAGAAGGTCGACGAGCTGGAATTGTCGGTACGCAGCGCCAATTGCCTGAAGAACGACAACATCATCTATATCGGCGATCTGGTGCAGAAGACGGAAGCAGAGATGCTGCGCACGCCGAACTTCGGCCGCAAGTCCCTGAACGAGATCAAGGAAGTGCTGTCGTCGATGGGCCTGCGCCTGGGGATGGAAATCCCCGGCTGGCCGCCGGAGAATATCGAGGAAATGGCCAAGAAGCTCGAGCAGGAGATTATGGGGTAA
- the cdd gene encoding cytidine deaminase: MTTIDIARPQGSPVNPPFPAEFADVLDADSFHGVIGAAEAAILMQRTGYTLPQLAASLVPFAQGYAVVPVSNFNVGAIGLGTSGALYYGANYEVSGQALSFTVHAEQACVANAWVNGENGLQLLSISAAPCGYCRQFLYELVDAATLQIGLPGQPPRLLTSFLPDPFGPGDLGIQGGLMQPQANGLVLPGPIDTTTEAALAAANASYSPYTATYAGVALTTSDGITCVGHYAENAAYNPSMSPLEGALSQLAFYNRSPANVVEAVLVEAPGTASQAGATNTLWSTVSGIALTVLVAETS; encoded by the coding sequence GTGACAACCATCGACATAGCCCGGCCACAGGGATCGCCCGTCAATCCGCCATTCCCCGCCGAGTTCGCGGACGTTCTGGACGCCGACAGCTTCCACGGCGTGATAGGCGCTGCCGAAGCTGCGATCCTTATGCAACGAACGGGATACACGCTGCCACAGCTCGCCGCTTCCCTCGTTCCGTTCGCGCAGGGATATGCCGTGGTGCCGGTATCGAACTTCAATGTCGGCGCAATCGGCCTGGGCACGAGCGGCGCGCTATATTACGGTGCCAATTACGAGGTTTCGGGCCAGGCGCTCAGCTTTACCGTTCATGCAGAACAGGCCTGCGTCGCCAATGCGTGGGTGAACGGAGAGAACGGCCTTCAATTGCTGTCCATTTCCGCAGCGCCATGCGGCTATTGTCGTCAGTTCCTCTACGAACTCGTCGATGCGGCCACGCTGCAGATCGGACTACCCGGACAGCCGCCCCGATTGCTCACCAGCTTTCTGCCCGACCCGTTCGGCCCGGGCGATCTCGGCATTCAGGGCGGCTTGATGCAGCCTCAAGCCAACGGCCTCGTCTTGCCCGGTCCGATCGACACGACCACCGAAGCAGCACTTGCCGCTGCCAATGCTTCCTATAGCCCCTATACCGCAACGTATGCCGGCGTGGCCCTCACGACAAGCGACGGGATCACGTGCGTTGGGCATTATGCTGAAAATGCAGCGTACAATCCAAGCATGTCGCCGCTGGAAGGGGCCCTGTCGCAGCTCGCGTTCTACAACCGCTCCCCCGCAAATGTGGTGGAAGCGGTGCTCGTCGAAGCACCCGGTACCGCCAGTCAGGCAGGTGCAACCAACACGTTATGGAGCACCGTCAGCGGGATTGCGCTCACTGTCCTCGTCGCCGAGACCAGTTAG
- a CDS encoding thioredoxin family protein: protein MNGPAQPLGYDILYFWASWCGPCKMSGRSLDRFEVEHGLTDKIRRINVDEHPRLVSQWYVTAIPALLIVSDGEVRWRWSGTFRGSQLRRALEDCRLSDLSATLNPAAGSMLGPGERQFDYHSNAQERA, encoded by the coding sequence ATGAACGGCCCGGCGCAACCGTTGGGATACGATATCCTGTACTTCTGGGCGTCCTGGTGCGGCCCATGCAAGATGAGTGGAAGGTCGCTCGATCGGTTCGAGGTCGAGCATGGCTTGACTGACAAAATCCGGCGTATCAACGTCGATGAGCATCCGCGGCTGGTAAGCCAATGGTACGTCACGGCGATTCCCGCGCTCCTGATCGTGTCCGATGGCGAGGTCCGCTGGCGCTGGTCCGGCACGTTCCGAGGCTCACAGTTGCGCCGCGCTCTGGAGGACTGCCGCCTGTCGGATCTCTCGGCAACGCTGAACCCCGCTGCCGGGAGTATGTTGGGTCCCGGCGAACGCCAATTCGACTATCACTCCAATGCACAGGAGCGCGCGTGA
- a CDS encoding 2OG-Fe(II) oxygenase family protein, with product MNASSRGGAPAYRLEKQAVGPDHLESIERSLEGSDYVGASPLGAEFVLTQGFSLVFTRDHLDLVTETFPFLRHFLDTVAFATSNAFFVNPLMMRSGSQVRPHIDCRLLDEQNLRIIPNLVSILYVRVPAEMKGGDIVLGSNRPDAVTMKPQSGDVLHFPGDIVHHVTPILSDDTRLCVVCEQYRLTDEVLDGFPAFDVITDADRYARQSDTIAAA from the coding sequence GTGAACGCCTCGTCGCGCGGCGGGGCTCCCGCCTATCGGTTGGAGAAGCAAGCGGTCGGTCCGGATCATCTGGAATCGATAGAACGGTCGCTCGAGGGGAGCGACTATGTTGGGGCAAGCCCGCTGGGCGCCGAATTCGTGCTCACGCAAGGCTTCTCGCTGGTATTCACGCGGGATCACCTGGACCTGGTGACGGAGACCTTTCCGTTTCTGCGCCACTTCCTCGACACGGTGGCGTTCGCGACATCCAACGCGTTCTTCGTCAATCCACTCATGATGCGCAGCGGGTCGCAGGTGCGGCCGCATATAGACTGCAGGCTGCTCGACGAACAGAATTTGCGCATCATCCCAAATCTCGTCTCCATCCTCTACGTACGCGTTCCAGCCGAGATGAAGGGCGGCGACATCGTGCTCGGCTCGAACCGTCCGGACGCGGTCACGATGAAGCCGCAATCGGGCGACGTCCTGCATTTCCCTGGCGACATCGTGCACCATGTCACGCCCATCCTGTCGGACGACACGCGATTATGTGTCGTTTGCGAACAATATCGCCTGACCGACGAGGTGCTCGACGGATTTCCGGCCTTCGATGTCATCACGGATGCCGATCGCTATGCCCGTCAGTCCGATACGATCGCCGCGGCGTGA
- the rplQ gene encoding 50S ribosomal protein L17: protein MRHRVGGRKLQRTSAHRIALFRNMSAALIKHEQITTTVAKAKELRPYVEKLITLAKKGGLSNRRLAHAKLLDDAQLVKLFDVLAERYAGRNGGYTRVIKAGIRLSDASPMAIIEFVDRDVSAKGQDSGPLMSDEDYDQAA from the coding sequence ATGCGCCATCGCGTAGGCGGCCGTAAGCTTCAGCGGACCTCGGCTCACCGCATCGCCCTGTTCCGCAACATGTCGGCAGCGCTGATCAAGCACGAACAGATCACCACCACCGTCGCCAAGGCGAAGGAACTGCGTCCTTACGTCGAGAAGCTGATCACGCTCGCCAAGAAGGGTGGCCTCAGCAATCGCCGCCTGGCGCATGCCAAGCTGCTCGACGATGCGCAGCTGGTGAAGTTGTTCGACGTGCTGGCCGAGCGTTATGCCGGCCGTAACGGCGGCTATACGCGCGTGATCAAGGCGGGCATCCGCCTGTCGGACGCGTCGCCGATGGCGATCATCGAATTCGTCGATCGCGACGTCAGCGCCAAGGGCCAGGATTCGGGCCCGCTGATGAGCGACGAGGATTACGACCAGGCTGCTTGA
- a CDS encoding prolyl oligopeptidase family serine peptidase has protein sequence MRRALPLIALMTISAPALSQTKVAPMKYPTTRTVPQVDEQFGVKVADPYRWLENDVRTDQEVAAWVASENAVTNAYLATLPGRDIFKARLKELLDYERFGVPVHKGSRYFYSRNAGLQNQAVLYVRDTLQGEGRVLIDPNGWSKDGATALAEWVPSEDGAKLLYTVQDGGTDWRTVKVLDVATGKVAADTIEWVKFSNLAWAKDGSGFYYSRFAAPAEGAKFQALNENQKVYFHKLGTQQSADTLIYATPDAPKRSHQVQVTDDGKWLVITTTEGTDNRYEITVIDLKAPTLSPRTIVKGLENEWSLAGNVGGNFFWSTNKDAPRGKIVMMNLYARSAEPPITELVPEDKSVLEGAAIVGGKLLVEYLADVKSEVRRYTLEGKPDGVVALPGIGSASGFSGDADKSETFFAFTSFATPTTIYRYDVATGETTTWAAPKVAFDPAQYDVAQRFYASKDGTRIPMFVVKRKDVTGPAPTLLYAYGGFNISVTPSFSATRLAWLEQGGVLAVANIRGGGEYGKAWHDGGRLANKQNVFDDFIGAGEYLKKEGIMSKDGLAIQGGSNGGLLVGAVTNQRPDLFAAALPAVGVMDMLRFDRFTAGRYWVDDYGYPAKEADFRTLYTYSPYHNVKSGKAYPAILVATADTDDRVVPGHSFKYTAALQAADIGDRPHLARIETRAGHGSGKPTDKVIEEAADNWAFAAKWTGLVVKPVR, from the coding sequence ATGCGCCGCGCCCTCCCGCTGATCGCCTTGATGACTATATCGGCGCCTGCACTTTCCCAGACCAAGGTTGCCCCGATGAAATACCCCACGACGCGCACCGTGCCCCAGGTCGACGAGCAGTTCGGCGTGAAGGTGGCCGATCCGTATCGCTGGCTGGAGAATGACGTGCGCACCGACCAGGAGGTGGCCGCCTGGGTCGCATCCGAGAATGCGGTGACCAATGCCTATCTGGCGACGCTGCCGGGGCGCGACATCTTCAAGGCGCGGTTGAAGGAATTGCTGGATTACGAGCGGTTCGGCGTGCCGGTGCACAAGGGCAGCCGCTATTTCTACAGCCGCAATGCCGGCCTGCAGAACCAGGCCGTGCTGTACGTGCGCGATACCCTGCAGGGTGAGGGTCGCGTGCTGATCGACCCCAATGGCTGGTCGAAGGATGGCGCGACAGCGCTGGCCGAATGGGTGCCGTCCGAGGATGGCGCCAAGCTGCTGTACACGGTGCAGGACGGCGGCACCGACTGGCGCACGGTGAAGGTGCTGGACGTGGCGACGGGTAAGGTCGCGGCGGACACGATCGAATGGGTCAAGTTCAGCAATCTCGCCTGGGCGAAGGATGGCAGCGGCTTCTATTATTCGCGCTTTGCCGCCCCTGCCGAGGGCGCCAAGTTCCAGGCGCTGAACGAGAACCAGAAGGTCTATTTCCATAAGCTCGGCACGCAGCAGAGCGCCGACACGCTGATCTATGCGACGCCCGATGCGCCCAAGCGCAGCCACCAGGTGCAGGTGACCGACGACGGCAAGTGGCTGGTCATCACCACGACCGAGGGCACCGACAATCGCTACGAGATCACGGTCATCGACCTGAAGGCGCCGACGCTCAGCCCGCGCACGATCGTCAAGGGGCTGGAGAATGAATGGTCACTGGCGGGCAATGTCGGTGGCAATTTCTTCTGGTCGACCAACAAGGATGCGCCGCGCGGCAAGATCGTGATGATGAACCTGTATGCGCGCTCGGCCGAGCCGCCGATCACCGAATTGGTGCCGGAGGACAAGTCGGTGCTGGAAGGGGCGGCGATCGTTGGTGGCAAATTGCTGGTCGAATATCTGGCGGACGTGAAGAGCGAAGTGCGGCGCTATACGCTGGAGGGCAAGCCGGACGGCGTGGTCGCGCTGCCGGGGATCGGTTCGGCCTCGGGCTTTTCGGGCGATGCCGACAAGAGCGAGACGTTCTTTGCGTTCACCAGCTTCGCCACGCCGACGACGATCTATCGCTACGACGTGGCGACCGGCGAAACGACGACCTGGGCGGCGCCCAAGGTGGCGTTCGATCCGGCGCAATACGATGTGGCGCAGCGTTTCTATGCCTCGAAGGACGGAACCAGGATTCCGATGTTCGTGGTCAAGCGCAAGGACGTGACCGGGCCGGCGCCGACGCTCCTGTACGCTTATGGCGGGTTCAACATCTCGGTGACGCCGAGCTTCTCGGCGACGCGGCTTGCCTGGCTGGAGCAGGGCGGGGTGTTGGCAGTGGCGAACATCCGTGGCGGCGGTGAGTATGGCAAGGCGTGGCACGATGGCGGACGGCTGGCCAACAAGCAGAACGTGTTCGACGACTTCATCGGCGCGGGCGAGTATCTGAAGAAGGAAGGCATCATGTCGAAGGATGGCCTGGCGATCCAGGGCGGGTCCAACGGCGGGTTGCTGGTCGGCGCTGTGACCAACCAGCGGCCGGACCTGTTCGCGGCGGCTTTGCCGGCGGTGGGCGTGATGGACATGCTGCGCTTCGATCGGTTTACCGCGGGGCGCTATTGGGTCGACGATTACGGCTATCCGGCGAAGGAAGCCGATTTCCGCACGCTGTATACATACTCGCCGTATCACAATGTGAAGAGCGGCAAGGCCTATCCGGCGATCCTGGTGGCGACGGCCGATACCGACGACCGCGTGGTGCCGGGGCATTCGTTCAAATACACTGCCGCGTTGCAGGCCGCGGACATCGGCGATCGGCCGCATCTGGCACGGATCGAGACGCGCGCCGGGCATGGCAGCGGCAAGCCGACCGACAAGGTGATCGAGGAAGCGGCGGATAATTGGGCGTTCGCGGCCAAGTGGACCGGGTTGGTGGTTAAGCCGGTTCGGTAG
- the rsgA gene encoding ribosome small subunit-dependent GTPase A gives MTATAETLEELGWRAHFGAQVSVEEAGRVDPVRVMAVHRGQIAVAGAGSDRLVSPYIAGALPSDDHPTIGDWLLVDRDTLQPIRVLARMNLFKRRAPADPRREQMIAANVDTVFIVASCNQDFSVARLERYVVLAREVGVQAVVVLTKTDLTDTPETFAAAARAIEPDLRVETVDGRDAADVARLARWCGVGRTVAFLGSSGVGKSTLVNTLRGSDSIATQAIRPKDDTGRHTTTVRAMHRLAGGGWLLDLPGMRELQLADAASGIAEVFDDFAAAAEECRFSDCSHGVEPGCAVQAAIAAGTLTEARFERWRKLAAGERDNAARSAKRRSR, from the coding sequence ATGACCGCCACCGCAGAGACGTTGGAAGAGCTTGGCTGGCGCGCGCATTTTGGCGCGCAGGTGTCGGTCGAGGAAGCCGGGCGGGTCGATCCCGTGCGGGTGATGGCGGTGCATCGCGGGCAGATCGCGGTGGCGGGTGCGGGCTCTGACCGGCTGGTTTCGCCCTATATCGCGGGTGCGCTGCCGTCGGACGATCATCCGACGATCGGCGACTGGCTGCTGGTCGACCGGGACACGCTGCAGCCGATCCGCGTGCTGGCGCGGATGAACCTGTTCAAGCGGCGCGCGCCGGCCGACCCGCGGCGCGAACAGATGATCGCGGCCAATGTCGATACGGTGTTCATCGTCGCCTCGTGCAACCAGGATTTCAGCGTCGCGCGGCTGGAGCGCTATGTGGTGCTGGCGCGCGAGGTGGGGGTGCAGGCGGTGGTGGTGCTGACCAAGACCGACTTGACCGACACGCCCGAGACGTTCGCGGCGGCCGCGCGCGCAATCGAGCCGGACTTGCGCGTGGAAACGGTCGATGGGCGGGACGCGGCGGATGTCGCGCGGCTCGCCCGCTGGTGCGGCGTGGGGCGGACGGTGGCGTTCCTGGGATCGTCGGGCGTGGGCAAATCGACCCTGGTCAACACACTGCGCGGATCGGACAGCATCGCGACGCAGGCGATCCGCCCGAAGGACGATACCGGGCGGCACACGACGACGGTGCGGGCGATGCATCGCTTGGCGGGTGGCGGGTGGCTGCTCGATCTGCCGGGGATGCGCGAATTGCAGCTGGCGGACGCCGCGTCGGGCATCGCCGAAGTGTTCGACGATTTCGCAGCGGCCGCCGAGGAGTGCCGCTTTTCGGATTGCTCGCATGGGGTGGAGCCGGGCTGCGCGGTGCAGGCGGCGATCGCCGCGGGCACCTTGACCGAGGCGCGGTTCGAACGCTGGCGCAAGCTGGCGGCGGGGGAACGGGACAACGCGGCGCGATCGGCGAAACGGCGGTCTCGGTAG
- the guaA gene encoding glutamine-hydrolyzing GMP synthase: MTEHPESILIVDFGSQVTQLIARRVREAGVYSEVAPFQSAEAAFARLQPKGIILSGGPASVTLETSPRAPQVLFEAGVPVLGICYGQQLMSAQLGGNVIVSGDGGEFGSAYIDVKSDCALFDGLWAPGERHQVWMSHGDKVDALAPGFVPVATSDGAPYAIVADEARRFYGVQFHPEVVHTPDGGKLIANFARHVCGLAGDWTMAEFREAKIAEIRAQVGNGKVICGLSGGVDSSVAAVLIHEAIGAQLTCVYVDHGLMRSGESEQVVSLFRNHYNIPLIHVNAEETFLAGLAGVTDPEAKRKFIGGAFIDIFEAEAKKIGGAEFLAQGTLYPDVIESVSFTGGPSVTIKSHHNVGGLPERMNMKLVEPLRELFKDEVRALGRELGLTEAFVGRHPFPGPGLAIRIPGEVTKERCDILRKADAIYLEEIRAAGLYDTIWQAFAVLLPVRSVGVMGDGRTYDNVLALRAVTSTDGMTAMAFQFPGDFLPRVATRIVNEVRGINRVTYDYTSKPPGTIEWE, translated from the coding sequence ATGACAGAGCATCCCGAATCCATCCTTATCGTCGATTTCGGCAGCCAGGTGACGCAGCTGATTGCCAGGCGCGTGCGGGAGGCTGGCGTGTATAGCGAGGTGGCGCCGTTCCAGTCGGCCGAGGCGGCATTCGCGCGGTTGCAGCCCAAGGGGATCATCCTGTCGGGCGGGCCGGCGTCGGTGACGCTGGAGACCAGCCCGCGGGCGCCGCAGGTGTTGTTCGAGGCGGGGGTGCCGGTACTGGGCATCTGTTACGGGCAGCAATTGATGTCCGCGCAATTGGGCGGGAACGTGATCGTCTCGGGCGACGGCGGCGAGTTCGGCAGCGCCTATATCGACGTGAAATCGGATTGCGCCTTGTTCGACGGGCTGTGGGCGCCGGGCGAGCGGCACCAGGTGTGGATGAGCCATGGCGACAAGGTGGACGCGCTGGCGCCGGGATTCGTGCCGGTGGCGACCTCCGACGGTGCGCCTTATGCGATCGTCGCCGACGAGGCGCGGCGTTTCTACGGCGTGCAGTTCCACCCGGAAGTGGTGCACACGCCCGATGGTGGCAAGCTGATCGCCAATTTCGCGCGGCATGTGTGTGGCCTGGCCGGCGACTGGACGATGGCGGAATTTCGCGAGGCCAAGATCGCCGAGATCCGCGCGCAGGTCGGCAATGGCAAGGTGATCTGCGGGCTATCCGGCGGCGTGGATTCGTCGGTGGCGGCAGTGCTGATCCATGAGGCGATCGGCGCGCAGCTGACCTGCGTCTATGTCGATCACGGGCTGATGCGCAGCGGCGAGAGCGAGCAGGTCGTCAGCCTGTTCCGCAACCATTACAACATCCCGCTGATCCACGTGAATGCAGAGGAGACGTTCCTGGCCGGCCTGGCCGGCGTGACCGACCCGGAGGCGAAGCGCAAGTTCATTGGCGGGGCGTTCATCGACATCTTCGAGGCGGAAGCGAAGAAGATCGGCGGGGCGGAGTTCCTGGCGCAAGGCACGCTGTATCCCGATGTGATCGAGAGCGTGAGCTTCACCGGCGGGCCATCGGTGACGATCAAGAGCCACCACAATGTCGGCGGGCTGCCCGAGCGCATGAACATGAAGCTGGTCGAGCCGCTGCGCGAATTGTTCAAGGACGAGGTGCGCGCATTGGGTCGTGAGCTGGGGCTGACCGAGGCGTTCGTCGGGCGGCATCCGTTCCCGGGGCCGGGCTTGGCGATCCGCATTCCGGGCGAGGTGACCAAGGAGCGTTGCGACATATTGCGCAAGGCAGATGCCATCTATCTCGAGGAGATCCGTGCGGCGGGGCTGTACGACACGATCTGGCAGGCGTTCGCGGTGCTGCTGCCGGTGCGCAGCGTGGGCGTGATGGGCGACGGGCGGACCTACGACAATGTGCTGGCGCTGCGGGCGGTGACCTCGACCGACGGGATGACGGCGATGGCGTTCCAGTTCCCGGGCGACTTCCTGCCGCGGGTGGCAACGCGGATCGTCAACGAGGTGCGGGGGATCAACCGGGTGACGTATGATTATACGAGCAAGCCGCCGGGGACAATCGAATGGGAGTGA
- the bla gene encoding subclass B3 metallo-beta-lactamase yields the protein MTKTRDHPGDDRGFVARRLQGRRGAGAPSSVLFPGGGRGPVAKGAVTTRYTNQLLSPGWVPAFAGVLRRSAGLMFAVAMLGGPAIAKDPPAWTRPIAPFNVIGPIDYVGTEGLAAYLIHTKAGAILIDGTMAENAAAIERSIAQRGVRMRDVKLLLLSHAHFDHAGGLAALKRASGARLVAGAGDRAALESGVPPGETSYGVIRFPAVKVDRAVRDGERVTLGGVTLAAVATPGHTPGCTSWSVRLRQAGKPLDVLFACSVTVAGNRLVGNRAYPGIVGDFRRSFARLGAMSADVVLPFHPESVDLMGRRARGTLVDRAVLPTMVREARAGFDAELAKQQAK from the coding sequence GTGACGAAGACTCGCGATCATCCGGGGGATGATCGCGGCTTCGTCGCTCGGCGGCTGCAAGGCCGCCGGGGTGCGGGCGCGCCATCCAGCGTGTTGTTTCCCGGCGGAGGCCGGGGTCCAGTGGCTAAGGGCGCGGTAACGACGCGCTACACCAACCAACTTCTGTCTCCCGGCTGGGTCCCGGCCTTCGCCGGGGTACTGCGTCGTTCTGCCGGGCTGATGTTTGCCGTCGCGATGCTCGGCGGGCCGGCGATAGCGAAGGATCCGCCCGCCTGGACGCGGCCGATCGCGCCGTTCAACGTGATCGGGCCGATCGATTATGTCGGGACCGAGGGGCTGGCTGCGTATCTGATCCACACCAAGGCGGGTGCGATCCTGATCGATGGGACGATGGCGGAGAATGCGGCGGCGATCGAGCGGTCGATCGCGCAGCGCGGGGTGCGGATGCGCGACGTGAAGCTGCTGCTGCTGAGCCATGCGCATTTCGACCATGCCGGTGGGCTGGCGGCGCTGAAGCGGGCAAGCGGGGCGCGGCTGGTGGCGGGGGCGGGGGACCGCGCGGCGCTGGAAAGCGGCGTGCCCCCGGGCGAGACGAGCTACGGCGTGATCCGCTTTCCGGCGGTGAAAGTGGACCGGGCGGTGCGGGATGGCGAGCGCGTGACGCTGGGCGGCGTGACGCTGGCCGCGGTGGCGACGCCGGGGCATACGCCGGGCTGCACGAGCTGGTCGGTCAGGCTGCGGCAAGCGGGCAAGCCGCTGGACGTGCTGTTCGCGTGCAGCGTGACGGTGGCGGGCAATCGGCTGGTCGGCAACCGCGCCTATCCGGGGATCGTCGGCGACTTCCGGCGCAGCTTCGCGCGGCTGGGGGCGATGTCGGCGGATGTCGTGCTGCCGTTCCACCCCGAGAGCGTCGATCTGATGGGGCGGCGCGCGCGCGGCACGCTGGTCGATCGGGCGGTGCTGCCGACGATGGTGCGCGAGGCGCGCGCCGGCTTCGATGCGGAGCTTGCCAAGCAGCAGGCGAAATGA
- a CDS encoding GNAT family acetyltransferase translates to MSGTTTATSADGAAVVALWEEAGLTRPWNDPQADFALALATPGSIVLVTRGDDGGLTGSVMAGFDGHRGWVYYLAVAERARGTGLGLALMTAAEDWLRGQGAPKVQLMVREDNAAALGFYDGLGFERQKVVTLGRFLKDDS, encoded by the coding sequence ATGAGCGGGACTACAACGGCCACCTCGGCGGACGGTGCGGCGGTGGTGGCGCTGTGGGAGGAGGCCGGGCTGACGCGGCCGTGGAACGATCCGCAGGCCGATTTCGCGCTGGCGCTGGCGACGCCCGGCAGCATCGTTCTTGTCACGCGCGGCGACGATGGCGGCCTCACGGGCAGCGTGATGGCCGGGTTCGACGGGCATCGCGGCTGGGTCTATTATCTGGCGGTGGCCGAGCGTGCGCGCGGCACCGGGCTGGGGCTTGCCTTGATGACGGCAGCGGAGGATTGGCTGCGCGGGCAGGGTGCGCCGAAGGTCCAGCTGATGGTGCGCGAGGACAATGCGGCGGCGCTGGGTTTCTATGACGGTCTGGGCTTCGAACGGCAGAAGGTCGTCACGCTCGGGCGCTTCCTGAAGGACGATTCATGA